A window from Streptomyces sp. NBC_00271 encodes these proteins:
- a CDS encoding response regulator has product MTSSTIRVLIADDQQMVRQGFTVLLNTQPDIEVVGQAVDGLDAIAKVAELAPDVVLMDIRMPELGGIDATRRITGETPHIKVLVLTTFDLDEYVYEALRAGASGFLLKDASADQLAEAVRVVAAGDALLAPGITRRLIAEFSRLDSTPRAPLKQRVGELTERETEVLALIAQGLSNAEIAERLVVAEQTVKTHVGRILVKLGLRDRTQAAVFAYESGLVRPSGY; this is encoded by the coding sequence ATGACGAGCAGCACCATCCGCGTACTGATCGCCGATGACCAGCAGATGGTCCGCCAGGGTTTCACCGTGCTGCTCAACACCCAGCCCGACATCGAGGTGGTCGGCCAGGCGGTCGACGGCCTGGACGCGATCGCCAAGGTCGCCGAACTCGCCCCGGACGTCGTGCTGATGGACATCCGCATGCCCGAGCTGGGCGGCATCGACGCGACCAGACGCATCACCGGCGAGACCCCGCACATCAAGGTGCTGGTGCTCACGACCTTCGACCTCGACGAGTACGTGTACGAGGCGCTGCGGGCCGGCGCCTCCGGGTTCCTGCTCAAGGACGCGTCCGCCGACCAGCTGGCCGAGGCGGTACGGGTGGTGGCGGCGGGCGACGCGCTGCTCGCCCCCGGGATCACCCGCCGTCTCATCGCCGAGTTCTCCCGCCTGGACTCCACACCCCGCGCCCCGCTCAAGCAGCGCGTGGGCGAGCTGACCGAGCGGGAGACGGAGGTGCTGGCCCTCATCGCGCAGGGCCTGTCGAACGCGGAGATCGCCGAGCGCCTGGTCGTCGCCGAGCAGACCGTGAAGACCCATGTGGGCCGCATCCTGGTGAAGCTGGGCCTGCGCGACCGCACCCAGGCCGCGGTCTTCGCCTACGAGTCGGGCCTCGTGCGCCCGTCCGGCTACTGA